DNA from Prevotella melaninogenica:
AGAGGAGTATTTGGCGTATGTAAAGAAGCGCACAGAGTTGGAGCGCATGTCAGATCGTAAGGTGACAGGTGTCTTCTCAGGCTCATACGGTATCAACCCATTCACTGGTGAGCAGATTCCTATTTGGATTTCAGAGTATGTTTTGGCTGGATATGGAACAGGAGCGATTATGGCTGTGCCTGCTCATGACAGTCGTGACTATGCCTTTGCAAAGCATTTCAACCTCCCAATCATCCCATTGATTGAGGGTGCTGATGTCTCTGAAGAGAGCTTTGATGCAAAGCAAGGAATCGTAATGAACTCTCCTGCGGAAGGTAAAGAGAGTATGGACGGTTTCTCTCTTAATGGTCTTACGGTGAAGGAAGCTATTGCCAAGACCAAGCAGTTTGTTACTGAGAAGGGTATCGGTCGTGTAAAGGTTAACTATCGTCTGCGTGATGCTATCTTCTCACGCCAGCGTTACTGGGGAGAACCATTCCCAGTCTATTACAAGCAGGGAATGCCTTACATGATTCCAGAGGAGTGTTTGCCTCTCGAACTACCTGAAATCGACAAGTACGAACCAACAGAAAGCGGCGAACCACCATTGGGTCGTGCAAAGGTTTGGGCTTGGAACGAGGCAGAACGTAAGGTTGTTGAGAAGTCATTGGTTGACGATAAGACTGTATTCCCATTGGAGTTGAATACAATGCCAGGCTTTGCAGGTAGCTCAGCATACTATCTTCGTTACATGGACCCACACAATGACGAGGCACTTGTGGGCAAAAAGGCAGACGAGTATTGGCAGAATGTAGACCTTTATGTCGGTGGTACTGAACATGCAACAGGTCACTTGATTTACAGTCGTTTCTGGAATAAGTTCCTCTTTGATATTGGTATTAGCTGTAAAGAGGAACCATACGAGAAGTTGGTGAACCAAGGAATGATTCAAGGACGCTCTAACTTCGTTTATCGTATCAACTCTGACGACCACTCAAAGGCACCAGTCTTTGTCAGCTTAGGTCAGAAAGATAAGTACGATACTACTCCTATCCATGTTGATGTCAATATCGTTCATGCTGATGTATTGGATGTTGAGGCTTTCAAGGCATGGCGTCCAGAGTATAACAATGCTGAATTTATCTTCGAAGATGGCACATCATCATCTGATTTCATCAACACCCAAAATTCATCACCCGCCACCTATAAATGCGGTTGGGCGGTAGAGAAGATGTCTAAGTCAATGTTCAACGTTGTCAATCCAGATGTGATTGTTGAGCAATATGGTGCAGATACTCTCCGTCTTTACGAAATGTTCTTAGGTCCTGTAGAGGCAAGTAAGCCTTGGGATACGAATGGTATCGATGGTTGTTTCCGTTTCTTGAAGAAGTTCTGGAAGCTTTATCAGCAGGAACTCAACGATGATGCGCCTTCAAAGGATTCATTGAAGAGCGTTCACAAGCTTATCAAGAAGGTGACAGGCGATATTGAGCAGTTCTCTTACAACACAGCTGTTTCTGCGTTTATGATTTGCGTCAACGAACTCGGACAGCAGAAGTGTGCTAATCGTGAACTATTGAAGAAGATGGTTATCGTCATCGCTCCATTCGCACCTCACATGGCTGAAGAGCTGTGGGAGCAGTTGGGTGGTGAGACAAAGAGTGTCTTCGATGCTGAATGGCCTGAATGGGATGAGTCTTATCTCGTAGAGAATGAGGTGCAGCTGACAGTATCTTTCAATGGTAAGGCACGTTTCCAGATGACCTTCCCTGCTGATGCAACGAAGGAAGATATTGAGAAGAAGGCTTTAGAAGACGAACGAAGCCAGCACTATATCGACGGTAAGACAATCGTAAAGATTATCGTTGTGCCGAAGAAGATTATCAATATCGTTTGCAAATAACTATTCAATAAACCATAGAAGAGGCTGTATGGAAACAGGGTTGCAGGTTTGTTTCTCTGACAGCGGTAATCTCCAACGGAAAGGAAGTCCGTATGTTAGTATCCACTACAGTCGTGTTGCGATACAGCCTCTTCGTCTTAACCATTCTAAGAGCCTATGACCATTGATCAACAACTCATCCGATCCGAAGCCAAAGATTACTTTTTCTTGACCGTTGGCTTAATTATTTACGCTGCTGCCTTTACCGTCTTTCTAATGCCTTATGAGATAGTAACGGGTGGAGTGACGGGTATGTCTGCCGTAATCTACTATGCTACGGGTTTTAAGATTGAGAATACTTACATGATTATCAACATTTCGTTGTTGATAGTTGCTTTGAAGATATTGGGCTTTAAGTTCCTGATGAAGACCATCTATGCTATCTTTGCCCTTTATTTCCTATTGATTTTTGCGCAGGATCTGATGCCTAAGGATGCTGCAGGACACATGGTGAAGATGCTCGGTGAAGACCAAGCTTTTATGTCATTGATTATTGGTTGTAGCCTTACAGGTACGGGATTGGCAATCGTCTTCTTAAATAATGGAAGTACGGGTGGTACGGATATCATTGCTGCCTGTGTCAATAAGTATCATGATATCTCGTTGGGACAGGTCTTAATGGGCGTTGACATCTTGATTGTGGGTAGCTGTTTGTTCTTCCCTCAGTTTGGTGATGTCATGGAACGCTTGCATAAGATGGTCTTTGGTTACTGTACGATGTTCATCGAGTGTTTTATGTTAGACCACGTGATGAATATGAGACGCGAGTCAGTACAGTTCATGATCTTCTCTTGGAAACATGAGGAAATAGCCAAAGCGATTGTTGAGGAGACCGAGCATGCGCTGACTATCCTTGACGGACATGGTTGGTACACTGGTAATGATATGAAGGTTATCTGCTTGTTGGCAAAGCGTAACGAGAGTAAAACTATCTTCCGTATCATCAAGATGGTCGACCCAACAGCCTTTGTAAGCCAGAGTTCGGTTATCGGTGTCTATGGTGAAGGCTTCGATCAGATAAAGATTAAGGCTAAAAAGGAAATGAAAAAGCAGGAAAAGAAGTTGGCTGAAGCCATGAAAAAGCCTGCGAATGAACAGAAATAAATAGGCAGTAGGGCTGTGTTCCACATGCTATACCACAGGGACACATGACTCGTGTGTTCAATGGCTGTAAGCTTTTGCGAGCACATGAGTGGTGGGTCCCTGTCGTGTTGACAAGGGGCTTGATGTGATAACATAGTTTTTTCATAGTAAGGAAAGGATTTACGAAGATGAAAATAGTATTTGCAACAAATAATAAACACAAGTTAGAAGAGATTAAGGACATCCTTGGAAAGGACTTTGAAATCGTTTCTTTGGCTGAGATTGGCTGTCATGAGGATATCCCTGAGACTGGAGCAACACTGGAGGAGAATGCACGTCAGAAGTCTTCTTACGTCGTTGAACACTACGGTCAGAACTGTTTTGCTGACGATACTGGACTTGAGGTGGAGGCGCTCGGTGGTGAACCCGGTGTACATTCAGCTCGTTATGCAAAGGGAACTGACCACGATAGCGAGGCGAATATGCGTAAGCTATTGGCAAACTTAGAAGGGAAAGCCAATCGTAAAGCCTACTTTCGCACCATTATCTCACTCATCATTGATGGTGTAGAACATCAGTTTGAGGGTAAGGTAGAGGGTAGAATCGCTACCGAGAATCATGGAACAGAGGGTTTCGGATATGACCCTATCTTCATTCCAGAGGGTTATGACAAGAGCTTTGCAGAACTTGGTGAGGAGATAAAGAACCAGATTTCTCATCGTGCAAGGGCTGTAAAGAAGTTGGCGGAATACTTGGGAAAGCTGAAAGGATAAAAGAGTAAAAAGGTTAAAGGGGCTTTTTAAGGGGGAAAGAAGTAACAAAGTAAAACCGTTAAACCCCCCTTTTCGATTTCTATAAATACCCTTTCCGAATTATTTTCATGAAGAAAAACATTTCTTTTCATGAAGAAAAATATTTTTTTTCACGACAAAAAGAAATTCTTTTCATGAAAATAATTTGAGGAAGACAGTTCCTTTATCCTGCCTTTTGGCTGATAATAACGGCTGAAAGGGCTGCTTTTTTTAGCTTGATAAGCCCCGATTCGAAGCAAATTAGCTTATGCATTGCCTGTTTGACATAAAGAATATAACTATTTAATATCTGCTATGTTGTCTATTCTTCTTCCTGTTTATAACTGTAATTGTGAAGCTTTGGTGACAGAGTTACATCGGCAGTGCGTGGAATGTGGTACTGAATTTGAGATTATTGTAGCTGATGATTGCTCTTCTGTGGCAAGCTATATAGAGCATAACTTGCGTATAGAGAGGTTGGAAGGTGTCCGTTATATAACAAGAAAACAGAACGTTGGGCGTTCAGCTATCCGTAATTTCCTTATTTCGCAAGCACAAGGAGAGTGGCTTCTCTTCATAGATGGAGATTTAACATTAGACAATTCACACTTTATTCGTCGTTATCTGCAGGCTAAAAGCAATGTTGTTGTAGGTGGAATAAGGATAGGAGGAGATCTAAACAGGTGGAAAAATAACCTCAGATACCGCTATGAGAAGGCGTATGAACAGCAGAATACACCGCAAGATAGGCAGTGTCATGCTACAAAACACTTTCGTACGACAAACTTCTTAGCACATAAAGACATCATGATGGAACATTCTTTTGATGAGAATTTCGTCCAATACGGCTATGAAGATGTACTCTTTGG
Protein-coding regions in this window:
- a CDS encoding leucine--tRNA ligase; translation: MEYNFIDIEKKWQQKWVENKTYKVVEDENKQKFYVLNMFPYPSGAGLHVGHPLGYIASDIYARYKRLKGFNVLNPMGYDAYGLPAEQYAIQTGQHPQLTTDTNIARYREQLDKIGFSFDWDREVRTCDPRYYHWTQWAFERMFESYYDYTEQKAMPIKDLVRHFEEEGTLNLNVAQSEELIFSARDWSSMDEQEQQEKLMNYRIAYLGETMVNWCPGLGTVLANDEVVNGVSERGGYPVVQKLMKQWCLRVSAYSQRLLDGLETVNWSDSIKETQKNWIGRSEGTEVEFKYQTPVAGGEVKEGHFTIFTTRADTMFGVSFMVLAPESELVAELTSEAQKAEVEEYLAYVKKRTELERMSDRKVTGVFSGSYGINPFTGEQIPIWISEYVLAGYGTGAIMAVPAHDSRDYAFAKHFNLPIIPLIEGADVSEESFDAKQGIVMNSPAEGKESMDGFSLNGLTVKEAIAKTKQFVTEKGIGRVKVNYRLRDAIFSRQRYWGEPFPVYYKQGMPYMIPEECLPLELPEIDKYEPTESGEPPLGRAKVWAWNEAERKVVEKSLVDDKTVFPLELNTMPGFAGSSAYYLRYMDPHNDEALVGKKADEYWQNVDLYVGGTEHATGHLIYSRFWNKFLFDIGISCKEEPYEKLVNQGMIQGRSNFVYRINSDDHSKAPVFVSLGQKDKYDTTPIHVDVNIVHADVLDVEAFKAWRPEYNNAEFIFEDGTSSSDFINTQNSSPATYKCGWAVEKMSKSMFNVVNPDVIVEQYGADTLRLYEMFLGPVEASKPWDTNGIDGCFRFLKKFWKLYQQELNDDAPSKDSLKSVHKLIKKVTGDIEQFSYNTAVSAFMICVNELGQQKCANRELLKKMVIVIAPFAPHMAEELWEQLGGETKSVFDAEWPEWDESYLVENEVQLTVSFNGKARFQMTFPADATKEDIEKKALEDERSQHYIDGKTIVKIIVVPKKIINIVCK
- a CDS encoding YitT family protein, yielding MTIDQQLIRSEAKDYFFLTVGLIIYAAAFTVFLMPYEIVTGGVTGMSAVIYYATGFKIENTYMIINISLLIVALKILGFKFLMKTIYAIFALYFLLIFAQDLMPKDAAGHMVKMLGEDQAFMSLIIGCSLTGTGLAIVFLNNGSTGGTDIIAACVNKYHDISLGQVLMGVDILIVGSCLFFPQFGDVMERLHKMVFGYCTMFIECFMLDHVMNMRRESVQFMIFSWKHEEIAKAIVEETEHALTILDGHGWYTGNDMKVICLLAKRNESKTIFRIIKMVDPTAFVSQSSVIGVYGEGFDQIKIKAKKEMKKQEKKLAEAMKKPANEQK
- a CDS encoding non-canonical purine NTP diphosphatase, which codes for MKIVFATNNKHKLEEIKDILGKDFEIVSLAEIGCHEDIPETGATLEENARQKSSYVVEHYGQNCFADDTGLEVEALGGEPGVHSARYAKGTDHDSEANMRKLLANLEGKANRKAYFRTIISLIIDGVEHQFEGKVEGRIATENHGTEGFGYDPIFIPEGYDKSFAELGEEIKNQISHRARAVKKLAEYLGKLKG
- a CDS encoding glycosyltransferase family 2 protein, which gives rise to MLSILLPVYNCNCEALVTELHRQCVECGTEFEIIVADDCSSVASYIEHNLRIERLEGVRYITRKQNVGRSAIRNFLISQAQGEWLLFIDGDLTLDNSHFIRRYLQAKSNVVVGGIRIGGDLNRWKNNLRYRYEKAYEQQNTPQDRQCHATKHFRTTNFLAHKDIMMEHSFDENFVQYGYEDVLFGKSLAMDHIAITHIDNPITLDFFESNSEFLDKTEQSLRTLYTFRNQLKGYSQLLETAEKIKKLHLQKLVNAAYFLVGQRIKKHLQGNNPSIFLFNVYKLMYYIHHEKNTL